Proteins from one Rhizoctonia solani chromosome 5, complete sequence genomic window:
- a CDS encoding F-box protein — MAKQLVQKYDRGDSLLLDLPIDIFIAILKKLDVKDLAMLSRVCWVLHDIVASTGWETYVRSQPRPSISLTQHLDAISPLRRARYIHLTDRAWASRNSIVRPLALSHYSIKDASPCLVATPSMLIIAVANALHVYSFLNEGDVRWRGHVALHRDSAHDDITGLGVLSQVNPGRGECVIASLASGRLLRVRLSPNDEPLKATVTAHYTHPATHITSLSTSRWESKAGLTLTTAVGRLVSLYNTRSPWIEPTRIEMPTLTAVPGKKRVRLWCSIIAQSDSLAVAGSTQLFLNPILPTGLGTQGTALPGPAKTSTCYALAHPPDGGRDLILSGWHDGFVRMYDLRTRAVELTMHDPWSDSAVYCVGAGGGSGAHVVAGYSNHGIVAIFDIRSPTNGYTIYSPSSTRSPPRPRNGLTQVSSLHVEGARIFGTTPHLPFVVDFGPDVTRDTYPPVKEVPDRMSRDGRSFYYAGYTHARGHPELVQSL; from the exons GTGGCTAGCACCGGTTGGGAGACCTATGTTCGCTCTCAACCGAGGCCAAGTATTTCACTAACTCAACATCTTGACGCAATTTCACCACTAAGGAGGGCTCGTTACATACATCTTACAGATCGCGCCTGGGCCTCTCGTAATTCGATTGTCAGGCCTCTTGCTCTCAGCCATTACTCCATCAAGGATGCCTCGCCTTGCCTTGTTGCGACCCCTTCGATGCTCATCATAGCCGTCGCAAATGCGCTACATGTATACAGCTTCTTGAATGAGGGTGATGTACGATGGAGGGGCCACGTTGCGCTCCACCGCGACAGTGCGCACGATGACATTACCGGCCTCGGGGTCCTAAGTCAGGTGAATCCTGGACGAGGCGAGTGTGTTATAGCGTCTCTCGCAAGCGGCAGGCTACTACGGGTACGACTATCACCAAACGACGAACCGCTGAAAGCGACTGTTACAGCTCACTATACCCACCCAGCCACACATATAACTTCTCTCAGTACAAGCCGATGGGAAAGCAAGGCGGGCCTAACTCTCACAACTGCGGTTGGCCGGCTAGTGTCGCTGTACAACACTCGATCTCCTTGGATCGAGCCTACACGGATAGAAATGCCAACACTCACCGCAGTTCCCGGGAAGAAGCGGGTTCGACTTTGGTGTTCAATCATTGCGCAGTCGGACTCCCTCGCAGTTGCCGGTTCTACACAGCTTTTTTTAAATCCAATCCTACCCACTGGGTTAGGAACGCAGGGTACGGCTCTACCTGGACCAGCCAAAACCTCTACCTGTTATGCCCTTGCTCATCCCCCTGACGGCGGAAGGGACTTGATATTAAGTGGTTGGCACGACGGATTTGTGCGGATGTACGACCTCCGAACAAGAGCCGTTGAATTGACTATGCACGATCCTTGGTCAGACTCTGCTGTGTACTGTGTTGGCGCTGGGGGTGGGTCTGGAGCGCATGTTGTGGCTGGGTACTCAAATCATGGAATT GTCGCCATATTTGATATTCGCTCGCCCACCAATGGGTATACGATTTATTCTCCATCATCTACACGAAGTCCACCCCGTCCACGCAATGGCCTCACTCAGGTATCCTCGCTTCACGTCGAGGGCGCTCGAATATTCGGGACAACTCCTCACCTTCCGTTCGTAGTCGATTTTGGTCCAGATGTAACGCGAGACACATACCCGCCTGTTAAGGAGGTACCCGACCGAATGTCGCGAGACGGCAGGAGTTTTTATTATGCGGGTTACACTCACGCCAGAGGGCATCCTGAACTAGTGCAATCCCTTTAG